The following DNA comes from Streptomyces sp. NBC_00690.
GACCGTTCGTCACTGCCCGCACAGGGACCGGTGCACGACAGTGCGTACGAGAAGTTCTACGAGGGCGATCCACTGGCATCGGACGGCAGCGAGGAAGCCTGGACGGAAGAGGAGACCGCCGCGGTGAATGAACTTCTGCGGGCGGGGCTGGACCTGTGGGAGCAGGCGGTTTCCGTGTCCGGGACACACGGGTAACGGTCGACGCCGCGACCCGCGAGCAGCGGCCCATTCCTCGTTCCCAGTCCTAGTCCCAGTCCGACGACGGCCCGGGGACGGGCCTCGTCGAGGGGCCGGGGAACACCCTCTTCGCAGCGCTGAGTGGTGGGGCGGTGGGCCCACCGGTCCGTCCCGCCCCACGCCGCCCACGCACCTCTGGTCCGCGGCACGCGGCGCACACCGCGATCTCGGGAATCCAGGTCCGACGCGCACACTTCTCCCCCGGCGAGGTCAGCGAAAACAGCGCTATTGCCCTTCAGGTTCGAGAGACTGACGTTTTCATGTGTCTTGGGGGGCTGAGTGGCCCTGTGGGGAGGCGAGGGGCGAGATGAGTCGTCGCTCTAGCGGGTTGATCGGAGCCTGGGCAGAGGCGCAGAGGCGGCAGCAGCGGGAAGCGGAGGCCCACTACCGCGCCACGATTCGGGCACAGCGCGAGCAGGAGCGCCAACAGCGGGTCTACCAACGGGATATGGCCCGGATGCACCGGGAGCAGCAGGCCGCCTACAAGCAGCGGCGGGAGGCGGATGCGAGGGCGCGGACGGCCGAGTTGGAGGCGCGGGTCGCGGAGCTGACCGGTCTGCTGGCCACCGGATGCCGTGGGGAGGCGTTCCGTACCGCGATGCTGACGCGCCAGGAGGAGATCGAGCCCTTCTCACCGGGGCAGTTGGTGCATCCCGTGCCGATGCCGGATCCCAACAACTACCGTGCGCAGGGCGGCTGGACGGCGTCCCGACGGGCCGCGGCCGAGCAGGAGGCGCAGACGCGCTACCGGCACGATCTGGGGTTGGCCCAGGCCGCGGAGTCCGAGCGGGTACGGCAGTTGGCGGAGTACCGGAGCCAGTACGACGCCTGGGCGCGGGCCCGCCGCACGGAGATCCAGCACCACAACGACGGTATCGCCGGAATGGTGAACGCGCTCCGCGCCGGGGACCCGGAGACGGTGGTGGAGTACTTCTCGGCCGCGCTGTACGCGTCGACGACCTGGCCCGAGGGGTTGCCGCGGCAGGTGATGGCGGCCTTCGACCGGGCGGCCCGGCAGTTGGTCCTCAACTGGGAGCTGCCCGGCTTCGATGTGGTGCCCGAGGCCAAGTCGGTTCGCTATGTGGTCTCCTCGGACCAGGAGAAGGAGAGCCCCCGGCCGGTGGGACAGCGCAGGGCGCTCTACCGGGACGTGGTCGCGCAGTGTGTGCTGCTGGCCCTTCGGGACCTCTTCGCGGCGGACGAGTTCGGGGTGTTGGACTCGGTGGCGCTCAACGGGTTCGTCGATGACGTGGACCCGGCGACCGGGCAGCGCAAGGACATCGTGCTGAGCACGGTGTCGGTGTCACGTGGTGACTTCGGTCGGCTGAACCTGGGGCAGGTGGGTGCGGTCGAGTGTCTGGAGGGGATGCGGGGGCAACTGTCCGCCAAGCCCGACCAGCGGGTGGCGGTACGGCCGGGGCGGGTGCCCGAAGACGTCGGCGGCGGGGTCGTGTCCCATGGCGGCGACGAGGACCCGGACCTCTTGGAGATGGACCCGGTGGGCTTCGAAGGGCTGGTCGCCGAGTTGTTCCGGGCCCGCGGCATGCAGGCCGTCACCACCCAGCGGTCCAACGACGGCGGTGTCGACGTGGAGGCGTACGATCCGGACCCGATCAGCGGCGGTCGGATCATCGTGCAGGTCAAGCGGTACCGCAACACCGTGCCGCCCAGTGCCGTGCGGGACCTCTACGGGACGGTGCAGGGTTCGGGCGCCAACAAGGGCGTGCTGGTGACCACGTCCGGGTTCGGGCCGGGCTCGTACACCTTCGCCAACGGCAAGCCGTTGACCCTGGTGACCGGGGAGGAGTTGGTGGACCTCCTGGGTCGGCACGGCCTGCGCGGACGGCTCGGTACGGGAACGGTGCCGCCGCAGCGGACGGCTCCGCCTGCGGCGCAGGAGGAGGAAGCCAATCTGCTGGGGATGACCTGGGCAGGCTCGGTGGCGCTGGACGTGTGTGCGCTGGTGTGTCGCGGTAGCCGGGTGTTGAGCGACGACCACTTCGTCTTCTTCAACAACGAGCGGACTCCGGACGGTTCCGTTCGGTCGGTGGCGGCGACCGCGACCGGCGACAAGGCGGCCCTCCGGGTGGCGTTCGACGATCTGCCGGCGCAGGCCGACCGGCTGGTGATCGCGGCGGCCGTGGACCCCGAGGTGAATCCGAGGGCCGACCTTGCGGGATTCACCCGGGCGGGGATCGTGCTGCGGGATGTGGCGGGCCAGGAGTTGGACCGGCTGACGGTGTCGGACGGACGACCGGGAGAGACCGCGTTGGTCCTCGGTTCGTTCCGTCGGCGTGCGGGCGGCGACTGGGAGTTCGTGGTGGGCGGCAAGGGCTATCCGGGCGGCCTGGAGGCACTCGTACAGGACCACGGCATCGACGTGGCCTAGCTACGGGCTGCCCATCCAGGGGGGTGGGGGTGTTCGCTCCGCGGGGAGCGGGCGGGCACCCCGTCGGCCCGGGCGCACCCGCCCATAGCTCCCCGAGCACCCGCCCATGTTGTCGATACCATCAACGCCATCACCATCAACACTGACCTTGCTGATTCGGTGAAGCTTTTCCGATATCCAGCTGCATGAATGAACGAGAACCTTCAAGAGGGATACGGATGGGCAAGCGGGGACTGCGGCCGGTGGATCTGGCGCGCGAACACGGACTGTCCACCCAGGCGGTCCGGAACTACGAGGACGAAGGCATCCTGCCGCCAGCCGAACGCACCGCGCACGGCTATCGGATCTACACCCGACTGCATGCCCAGGCGCTGCGCACCTTCATCGCTCTCATCCCCGGCCACGGCCATCAGCAGGCCGCCCAGATCCTGCGGGAACTCAACGACGGCGACCTCGATGCGGCCCTCACCCTGATCGACGACACCCACGGCCAACTCCGCCAGGACCGTACGACGCTCGCCGCGGTCGAAGCCGCCCTGGTCGATCTGACCTCGACCGATCCCCCTTCCGATCTCCCTTCCGGTCCCACGCACGGCCCCGAGGGCACGGACAGCTTCATCGGTCCGCTCGCCCGGCAGTTGAGCGTCCGGCCGGCGACCCTGCGCGCCTGGGAGCGGGTCGGGCTGGTCCGCCCGAGCCGGGACCGGGCCACCGGCTACCGCACCTACACGGCGTCCGATGTGCGCGATGCCCACCTCGTACGGCAACTGCGTCGCGGAGGCTATCCGCTGGAGCACATCGCACCCCTGCTGGAGCAGGTGCGCAACGCCGGTGGTGTGGAAGCCCTGGAGGTCGCCCTCCACGACTGGCACAAGCGGCTCACCCGGCGTCGGCTGGCGCTGCTCACCTCCGCGGCGGAACTCTCCGCCTATGTCGAACTCGCGGGGCCGTTCCCGGGCTCACCGCCCGAGCGGGCACCCGACGAGGAACCGAACACCTGAACAACCACGTCCCCAGGCGTATCGCCGTCGTCCACCGTGGGAGGGGCCCGGATGTGGTTGGCCGTTCTGGGCCTGGTCTTCGCCGCCGTACCACCGATCGCCTGGTGGCGACTGGCGCGTACCCGACTGATCGGATGGGCCGTCTCCGTACCCCTGCTCATGGGTGCCGCGGTGCTGATCGCCGTCCAACACGGCTGGGTCATCGGCCACCGCGCCGATGCCCATCTCGTCTACGCCGTCGCCAGCACCGCGCTCATCGTCTGCGGATGCGCCTGGGAGCGCCATCAGGAGGGGCCAGGGTCGAGGGCTTGGACCCATCGCCGCAACGGGGCGATCGGCCTGCTCGGAACCCTGCTCGCCGTCACGGGCGCGGGCTCCTTGCTGTACGCCCTGCTGATGACCGAGGCGTCCATGCCATCGGCCCGTGCCGTGCCCCCACTCCCTGCGGGCCTCACCGTGCTGTCCGAGTCGAGCAGCTGTGGCTCGGGGAACTGCTACCGGCTGTTGGAGATCGGCAGTACGAACGGGCTCTCCCGGGACGAGATCGTCCGCACCCTGGATCGGCCGCGGGAAACCTGCCGTCCCAACGGCTGGCTGCTGGACCGGCGCGACCTCTGCATCGGAGTGGACGACTCACAGGATCCCCGGGGCCGGGTGCTCCTCTATGTCTCCCTCAGCAATCTGCTGGACTGATCGGGCGCTACGCGGCGACCGCGGCGGACAGCGGGCAGATCGGCGCCCGCCCCAGCAGCTCCCGTAGATCGCCGCCGGTGTCCGCGAGCATTCCGGCGGCGATGGCCGAGTAGGTGCCCACGAGCATCGGCACCTGGAACGGTTCGACGGCGGATGCGGCGATGACCGCCCGGGCCTCAGCGAGTGTCGTCGGCGCGTAGCTGATGTGCGGGCCGTGGGCAGCGGCCAGTTGGGCACCGCTCACAGCACGTTCACCGACGAGTTCATACGTCTTTCCCACGTGTGCCGTTGCGTTCACCACCACCTTGGCCGCCGCTTCGGCGAGGTCGGCCCGGGCGACGGCGGCCAGTGCTCCCGTACCGAGCGGAGCGGTGATCCGTCCGTCCGGGGACGGTGTCGCGAGGGCGCCCAGCAGTTCGGCGTACAGACCGTTGCGCAGGACGGTCCAGTCCATGCCGCTCTCCCGCAGCCGGCGTTCGGTCCAGCGGTGGGGCAGCGCATACGGAAGGTGGTCGCCCGCGGCCGTCAGACTCGTATAGACCACCTGTCCCACGCCTGCCTTCTCGGCGGCGTCGATCGCGGCGCCGTGGCGGGCCAGGACGGTGTCGTCCTCGCCGAAGCCGGCCGAGATCATCAGCAGGACGTCCACCCCGGCGAAGCCCCAGGCCAGGGAGTCTTCGTCGTCGAAGTCGATACGGCGGACCGGGAGGGCGGTCGCGGTCCGGGCGGGATCGCGGGTGCCGAGTACCGTGTCACACCGGCCCGCCAACTGCCCCGCCACGAGGGCGCCCAGAGCTCCGTTGGCACCAGTGACCAAGATCATTGCTTCTCCGATGGTTGGAGGTTCTCTTCAGTAACCTGGAACATCCTGCGGGGATGTTCGAGGGAACATAAGGAGGCACTTCGATGTCAGTGGGGCACACGGAGGTAACCGGCGAACCGGTGGTCAGCTGCGGCGACGAGCACGAGGACTGCGGAATCCGCGATGTCCTCGACCGCATCGGGGACAAGTGGTCGGTCCTCGCCGTGGTGGAACTGGCCCAGGGCGTACGCCGATTCCGACAGCTCCAACGTGCCGTACCCGGCATCTCCCAACGGATGCTGACCCTCACCCTGCGGCGGTTGGAACGGGACGGATTGGTGGCCCGCACGGTGTATCCGACGGTTCCCGCGCAGGTGGAGTACGAGCTCACCGCGACCGGTCACAGCCTCACCCATCTGGTGAAGGCCCTCGCGGACTGGTCTGCGCAGCACCGGGACTCCATCGCGCTCTCACGTCGGGAGTGGGACGCGCAGCACCCCGAATCCACCATTCGATAGGCCGTGTCCGGGTCGGGGATTCGGTGGCAGTGGGACAGTCCTCTGTCAGTGGGCACGGCCTAGGATCGGCGGATGCATCGGATATGGGTGGGGGCGGCGATCAACGCCGTGACCGTGGCCGTCCTCGGTTGGGCGGCGGCCGGCGCGGTGGAGTTGGGCTGTGGAACCTCCCTGCCCGACGAGTGCACTGTGCCGGACGAGGGCCGCGGGTACTTCGGGGCCGTCATGATCTCCTTCCTGGTTCTGTGCACCAGCTTCTACCGCAAGGGATACGCCCGGGACTGGAAGGGCATGTTGGGGCTGACGGTCGGGGCACCGGTCGGCATCGTGGCCGCCCTCGCCCAGGGCACGTCACAGGGGTTTCTCCTGCTCTGCGCGGCCCTGATCTTCGTCGGTACGTTCATCCCCTGGGCGGCGTGGCGGCACCAGGTCGGTCAGCATCGACGGGCGGAGCAGGACATCTGATCGCCAGGGCCGCGATCACTCTGCCCGGCACCACACGAGATCCCGGGCGGTACACGGGCCCCAGGAGACCTGAGAGTCCCGGGTGGTACACGAGTCCCGGGTGGTACGAGAGGACGGATGCATGGCGCTGGACCCCACACTCCTCGTGGCCCGGCTGTTCGAGCAGATCGCCGCGGAAAACTTCGACTTCACGGTCACGGCGAGCGACAGCGAGGACGACTCCCGGTGGCTGCAACTGCGGGGCAACTCGATCAACCTCCCCTACCCGTACGCCGATGAGCCCCAAGGGGTGCTCTCCGCGTTCGATGTGTTCGGGAGCGTGTCGTGGTCGGTGGAGAGTTGGCAGCCGAACGGGTACGTGACCATCGACTGGGGGCCGCCGGAGACCGGCGCACTGGCGTTGAATGAGAACGACGACCACGAGTACGAGGACGAACAGGGCGAGCAGGCCATCCTCGCGACCGTGGTCGGCCGAT
Coding sequences within:
- a CDS encoding winged helix-turn-helix transcriptional regulator, encoding MSVGHTEVTGEPVVSCGDEHEDCGIRDVLDRIGDKWSVLAVVELAQGVRRFRQLQRAVPGISQRMLTLTLRRLERDGLVARTVYPTVPAQVEYELTATGHSLTHLVKALADWSAQHRDSIALSRREWDAQHPESTIR
- a CDS encoding NAD(P)H-binding protein; protein product: MILVTGANGALGALVAGQLAGRCDTVLGTRDPARTATALPVRRIDFDDEDSLAWGFAGVDVLLMISAGFGEDDTVLARHGAAIDAAEKAGVGQVVYTSLTAAGDHLPYALPHRWTERRLRESGMDWTVLRNGLYAELLGALATPSPDGRITAPLGTGALAAVARADLAEAAAKVVVNATAHVGKTYELVGERAVSGAQLAAAHGPHISYAPTTLAEARAVIAASAVEPFQVPMLVGTYSAIAAGMLADTGGDLRELLGRAPICPLSAAVAA
- a CDS encoding MerR family transcriptional regulator codes for the protein MGKRGLRPVDLAREHGLSTQAVRNYEDEGILPPAERTAHGYRIYTRLHAQALRTFIALIPGHGHQQAAQILRELNDGDLDAALTLIDDTHGQLRQDRTTLAAVEAALVDLTSTDPPSDLPSGPTHGPEGTDSFIGPLARQLSVRPATLRAWERVGLVRPSRDRATGYRTYTASDVRDAHLVRQLRRGGYPLEHIAPLLEQVRNAGGVEALEVALHDWHKRLTRRRLALLTSAAELSAYVELAGPFPGSPPERAPDEEPNT
- a CDS encoding restriction endonuclease, producing the protein MSRRSSGLIGAWAEAQRRQQREAEAHYRATIRAQREQERQQRVYQRDMARMHREQQAAYKQRREADARARTAELEARVAELTGLLATGCRGEAFRTAMLTRQEEIEPFSPGQLVHPVPMPDPNNYRAQGGWTASRRAAAEQEAQTRYRHDLGLAQAAESERVRQLAEYRSQYDAWARARRTEIQHHNDGIAGMVNALRAGDPETVVEYFSAALYASTTWPEGLPRQVMAAFDRAARQLVLNWELPGFDVVPEAKSVRYVVSSDQEKESPRPVGQRRALYRDVVAQCVLLALRDLFAADEFGVLDSVALNGFVDDVDPATGQRKDIVLSTVSVSRGDFGRLNLGQVGAVECLEGMRGQLSAKPDQRVAVRPGRVPEDVGGGVVSHGGDEDPDLLEMDPVGFEGLVAELFRARGMQAVTTQRSNDGGVDVEAYDPDPISGGRIIVQVKRYRNTVPPSAVRDLYGTVQGSGANKGVLVTTSGFGPGSYTFANGKPLTLVTGEELVDLLGRHGLRGRLGTGTVPPQRTAPPAAQEEEANLLGMTWAGSVALDVCALVCRGSRVLSDDHFVFFNNERTPDGSVRSVAATATGDKAALRVAFDDLPAQADRLVIAAAVDPEVNPRADLAGFTRAGIVLRDVAGQELDRLTVSDGRPGETALVLGSFRRRAGGDWEFVVGGKGYPGGLEALVQDHGIDVA